From Hydra vulgaris chromosome 15, alternate assembly HydraT2T_AEP, one genomic window encodes:
- the LOC136091734 gene encoding uncharacterized protein LOC136091734, protein MSWRIGLPFMFVLAESFLQYHEEKAIKMAMTTIPSTDIKYFHRYVDDSHARFFNLKQAEQFQTILNRQHPFLKYTIEVENKNKIINFLDITVINNTHGKYEFKVYRKDAITNIQIKPHSHHNPKILKEIFNGYIHRAFNMQQKPFKR, encoded by the coding sequence ATGAGTTGGAGAATTGGATTGccttttatgtttgttttggctgaatcttttttacaatatcATGAGGAAAAGGCAATAAAAATGGCAATGACAACAATTCCTTCAACTGATATTAAATACTTTCACAGATATGTAGATGATAGCCACGCTAGGTTTTTTAACTTAAAGCAAGCGGAGCAGTTCCAAACAATTCTTAATAGGCAACATCCTTTTCTAAAATATACTATTgaagttgaaaacaaaaataagataattaactttttggatataactgttattaataatacaCATGGAAAATATGAGTTCAAGGTTTACAGGAAAGATGCTATAACCAATATCCAAATCAAACCTCATTCTCATCACAAtcccaaaattttaaaagaaatattcaacGGATATATACACAGAGCATTCAATATGCAgcaaaaaccatttaaaagatga
- the LOC136091651 gene encoding xyloside xylosyltransferase 1-like → MKSMKIIQPILVALVLYIVIILCIIFKMFGNEPDSTLKLQDLTIGSSKFIDKKFQHAKTLINFGLSKDIFKEKINILIQFVNATNNIRLQRHFYNLLESIISKSDTEFIIFITGDANDWMLAKSIIISIYKKIKQHFRLHPIMQYLDINAVTKELSKIILVMQDLFSSPAGSYYSKSLFFIPLALHRINSLRNVTHLIMIDVDIELRTDIRHLYNIFLQMGPEQLFGLAREQQPTYRHITSAYRKRHKKTAVGNPPPFGLTGFNSGVKLVNLTSLRHSKLYNSYLDYPVKLKHLADKFSFRGHLGDQDFFTLLSFLHKDMFYELPCQWNRQLCEWWRSIYPLVFDQYFNCTPPFFAVHGNCDTKIESYY, encoded by the exons atgaaaagtatGAAAATTATACAACCAATTCTTGTTGCTTTGGTTCTTTACATTGTCATTATCTTATGtattatattcaaaatgtttGGAAACGAGCCCGATTCTACACTTAAACTACAAGACTTGACAATAGGAAGTTCTAAGTTTATAGATAAAAAGTTTCAACACGCAAAAACCCTCATAAATTTTGGTTTATCAAAGGacatatttaaagaaaaaatcaatattttaattcagTTTGTAAATGCCACAAACAATATTAGGCTTCAAAGAcacttttataatttacttgaatcaatcatttctaaaagtgatacagaatttataatttttataactggtGATGCTAATGATTGGATGTTagcaaaaagtataattatttctatctataaaaaaataaaacagcactTTCGATTGCACCCCATAATGCAATATCTGGACATAAACGCAGTAACAAAAGaactttctaaaataattttagttatgcag gaTTTATTTAGTAGTCCTGCTGGATCTTATTACAGCAAATCTCTTTTCTTTATCCCATTAGCTCTTCATCGAATAAATTCTCTAAGAAACGTTACTCACCTTATAATGATTGATGTTGACATAGAATTAAGAACAGATATAAGGCAtctctataatatatttttacaaatgggTCCGGAACAGTTATTTGGGCTAGCACGAGAGCAGCAACCAACTTATAGACATATCACTTCAGCTTACAGAAAGAGACATAAAAAAACTGCTGTTGGTAATCCTCCTCCATTTGGTCTTACTGGATTTAATAGTGGAGTAAAATTGGTAAACTTAACTTCTCTACGACATAGCAAATTATACAACAGCTATCTTGATTATCCAGTGAAGCTGAAGCATTTAGCAGATAAATTTTCTTTCCGTGGTCATTTAGGTGATCAAGATTTTTTCACTCTACTTAGTTTTTTGCATAAAGATATGTTTTATGAATTACCTTGTCAATGGAACCGTCAACTTTGTGAATGGTGGAGAAGTATATACCCTCTTGTATTTGACCAGTATTTTAACTGTACTCCACCATTCTTTGCTGTCCATGGTAACTGTGATACTAAAATAGAaagttattactaa